From the genome of Streptomyces sp. S4.7:
ACCGCCGGTACGGCCCGTTGACCGGCCGCGCAGAGGCGCCGGGCCGGTGCCGGCGGCCCCCGGAGAGTGATGTGCGCCCAACCCGGCGTTTTTCCTTGTGAAGAACTTCACGAACTTCGTTCCGGAGTGCGGCTCAGAGACCCCGTAAGACCCCCGTAAAGGCGTTCGGGGCGCCCGACGGGCCCCCGCGACGGGCCCCCGTCACCCGCTCAGGCGATCGACCAGCCGATGCCGTCGAGGATGTCGTGCTCACTGACGACAACCTCCCGCGCACCGGTCCGTTCCATGATCGTGAGCAGGATCAGCGCACCCGCCACGATCACGTCCACCCGCCCCGGATGCATCACCGGGATCGTCGCGCGTTCGGCGTGGGTGGAGGACAGCAGCGTCGCGGTGATCTCGCGGACCGTCTCGAAGGGGATGCGCGAGTGGTGGATCACTTGCGAGTCGTACGCCGTCAGGCCCAGCGCGATCGCCGCGACCGTGGTGACGGAGCCGGCGAGGCCGACGAGGGTGCGGGCCTCGCCGAACGGGACGTCCCGCGCCGCCGTGTCGAGGGCGGTGGCGATGTCCGCGCGCAGGGCGGTGATGTCGGCAGGGGTGGCCGGGTCGGCCGGACGGTGCCGCTCGGTCAGCCGTACACAGCCGACGTCGACCGACCGGGCCGCGGTGACGCGGTCGGACCCGACGACGAACTCGGTGGAGCCGCCGCCGATGTCCACGACCAGATAGGGCTTCTCCAGATCGGTGCGGCCGGTCAGCTCCCTGGTGGCGCCGGTGAAGGAGAACTCCGCCTCCTGGTCGCCGGTGATCACCTCGGGTTCGACACCGAGGATGTCGAGGACGCCGCGGACGAACTCGTCGCGGTTCTCGGCGTCGCGGGAGGCGGAGGTGGCCACGAAGCGGATCCGGTCCACACCGTGTTCCTTGATGACGTCCGCGTACTCGCGGCAGGCCGCGAAGGTGCGCTCCAGCGCCTCCGGGGCGAGCCGGCCCGTACGGTCGACGCCCTGGCCGAGCCGCACGATCGTCATGCGCCGGTCCAGGTCGACGAGTTCGCCGGTGGCGGGGTCGGCGTCGGCGACCAGGAGCCGGATGGAGTTGGTACCGCAGTCGATCGCCGCGACCCTGGTCATACGGTCTCTCCCTCGGGGCCGGCCGGGGTGTCTCCCCCGGCGGGTTCATCGGTGGGTCCGTCGTTTGTGAACGGGATCACACAGGGGCCCTTGCGCCACC
Proteins encoded in this window:
- a CDS encoding Ppx/GppA phosphatase family protein — its product is MTRVAAIDCGTNSIRLLVADADPATGELVDLDRRMTIVRLGQGVDRTGRLAPEALERTFAACREYADVIKEHGVDRIRFVATSASRDAENRDEFVRGVLDILGVEPEVITGDQEAEFSFTGATRELTGRTDLEKPYLVVDIGGGSTEFVVGSDRVTAARSVDVGCVRLTERHRPADPATPADITALRADIATALDTAARDVPFGEARTLVGLAGSVTTVAAIALGLTAYDSQVIHHSRIPFETVREITATLLSSTHAERATIPVMHPGRVDVIVAGALILLTIMERTGAREVVVSEHDILDGIGWSIA